Proteins encoded within one genomic window of Augochlora pura isolate Apur16 chromosome 11, APUR_v2.2.1, whole genome shotgun sequence:
- the Ocrl gene encoding oculocerebrorenal syndrome of Lowe isoform X2, translated as MSSQEQTLIVQSKFVSGETVIITTEASLIQGWHKAPRIVALLNKGTTHALVILISSKTPPQVYSDLTIERVLPIDQDFKCNINTDEKQQDSLDVYLNVTSRKLQLVFEMRPGVGTSSLVSEIFRAIEVCQKSNNPASEFLWIQKLTGSARNLSVPNKEVEDVTDPLVDIENPLLVVTRQSIASGKSPVAARESAVRYQMACKEDDYTYSKTFRIFIGTWNVNGQAPNGITLHEWLSCDKTPPDVYAIGFQELDLTKEAFLFNDTPREEEWRQVVAKSLHPNGVYEQVAIVRLVGMMLLIYALNSHIPFIKDVSVDTVGTGIMGKMGNKGGVAVSCSIHNTSICFVNAHLAAHCEEYQRRNQDYADICARLSFSKYVPPKTFKDHDQIYWLGDLNYRITEMDVAVAKQHIEAENYAPLLALDQLCQQRQLGRVLQGFHETEITFKPTYKYDLGTDNWDSSEKSRSPAWCDRILWKGDAITSIEYRSHPELRISDHKPVSALFDSQIRIIDMAKYRKIHEEVMKKLDKLENEFLPQVMVDTTEIIFDTLKFLEPSSKELIIANTGQVPVQFEFIKKLGDTNYSKDWLDIEPFKGFIKPGEKCDARFEIYVDKRSAYKLNSGEDKLYDILILHLEGGKDIFITVTGTYERSCFGASIEALVHIRVPIREVPIGRLMELENNKNLPPDPYEIPKEIWFLVDRLYRHGIKTAGLFETPGLHSEIIAIRDWLDNGSQDPMPGSVHSVAEALLLLLESTAEPLIPYNLHSECLNAAVNYLQCKQIVMQLPEIRRKVYLYICYFLKELLNHTQDNKFDAKTLATLFGSIFLRDPPRSRDDRNQRNRTIQGTIDRKKAAFVYHFLVNDQSDFIHDR; from the exons ATGTCATCCCAAGAACAAACGTTAATAGTGCAATCAAAATTCGTTTCAGGAGAGACTGTAATAATT ACAACTGAAGCTTCATTAATCCAGGGTTGGCATAAAGCTCCTAGGATCGTGGCATTGCTCAACAAAGGAACAACTCATGCTCTGGTGATTCTAATCAGTTCTAAAACACCTCCTCAAGTTTATAGCGACCTTACCATAGAAAGAGTATTACCTATTGATCAAGATTTTAAATGCAACATAA ACACAGATGAAAAACAACAGGATAGTCTGGATGTGTACCTTAATGTAACATCGAGAAAGTTACAGTTAGTATTTGAAATGAGACCCGGAGTGGGAACCAGTTCCTTAGtatcagaaatatttagagCTATAGAAG TGTgtcaaaaatcaaataatccagcatcagaatttttatggatTCAAAAATTAACAGGAAGTGCACGTAACTTGAGTGTTCCCAATAAGGAAGTAGAAGATGTTACCGATCCT TTGGTGGATATAGAAAATCCACTTTTAGTTGTAACAAGACAAAGTATTGCTTCTGGTAAATCACCTGTAGCAGCCAGAGAATCGGCTGTAAGATACCAGATGGCATGCAAAGAAGACGACTACACATACAGTAAAACATTCCG tatatttattggaaCATGGAATGTAAATGGACAAGCACCGAACGGTATTACTTTACACGAGTGGTTAAGTTGCGATAAAACACCGCCAGACGTATATGCAATTGGATTCCAAGAACTAGATTTAACTAAAGaagcatttctatttaatgatACTCCGAGGGAAGAGGAGTGGAG acAAGTTGTAGCAAAATCTCTTCATCCAAATGGAGTATATGAACAAGTGGCCATTGTCAGACTAGTTGGTATGATGTTACTCATATATGCTTTAAATAGTCATATACCATTTATAAAAGATGTATCAGTTGATACTGTAGGCACTGGTATTATGGGTAAAATG GGAAACAAAGGAGGTGTAGCAGTAAGTTGTTCTATTCATAATACGTCTATCTGCTTCGTCAATGCCCATTTAGCGGCACATTGTGAAGAATATCAGAGGCGTAACCAAGATTATGCAGACATATGTGCACGATTGTCGTTTTCAAAATATGTTCCTCCGAAAACTTTCAAGGATCACGA CCAAATTTACTGGTTGGGAGatttaaattatcgaataacAGAAATGGACGTTGCAGTTGCCAAACAACATATAGAAGCTGAAAACTATGCTCCTCTTTTGGCATTAGATCAACTTTGCCAGCAAAGACAATTAGGCCGTGTGTTACAAGGATTccatgaaacagaaattacatttaagccaacatataaatatgatttggGCACTGATAATTGGGATTCTAG CGAGAAAAGTAGATCCCCAGCATGGTGTGATCGAATATTATGGAAAGGGGAtgcaattacatcgattgAATATCGAAGTCACCCTGAATTAAGAATATCCGACCACAAGCCAGTCAGTGCTTTATTTGATTCTCAG ATTAGAATTATAGATATGGCGAAATATCGCAAGATTCATGAAGAAGTTATGAAAAAACTTGATAAATTAGAAAACGAGTTTTTACCCCAAGTAATGGTTGATACCACCGAGATAATATTTGACACTTTGAAATTTCTGGAACCTAGTAGCAAAGAACTCATTATTGCAAATACTGGCCAg GTACCAgttcaatttgaatttataaagaaattaggTGATACTAATTATAGTAAAGACTGGTTGGATATTGAACCATTTAAAGGTTTCATAAAACCAG GAGAAAAATGTGACGCTAGATTTGAAATATACGTCGACAAAAGATCAGCATACAAATTAAACTCTGGGGAAGATAAATTATACGATATCTTAATTTTACATCTCGAAGGTGGAaaggatatatttattactgtgaCAG gTACTTACGAGAGAAGTTGTTTTGGAGCATCGATAGAAGCTTTGGTTCATATACGAGTACCAATTAGAGAAGTACCTATTGGTAGATTAATGGAACTT gaaaataataagaatctTCCTCCAGATCCGTATGAAATACCTAAGGAGATATGGTTTTTGGTTGACAGATTATATCGGCACGGTATAAAAACGGCAGGACTCTTTGAAACTCCCGGTCTTCACAGTGAAATTATAGCTATAAGAGATTGGTTAGATAACGGGAGTCAAGACCCAATGC CTGGTAGTGTGCATTCTGTCGCAGAAGCATTACTTTTACTATTAGAATCAACCGCTGAACCATTAATTCCGTACAACTTGCATAGTGAGTGCTTGAACGCAGCAGTAAATTACTTACAGTGCAAACAG ATTGTAATGCAACTTCCAGAAATAAGGAGAAAAGTTTATCTGTATATATGttactttttaaaagaattattaaatcacacacaagataataaatttgatgCTAAAACTCTTG CGACACTGTTtggatcaatatttttaagagaTCCGCCGAGAAGTAGAGATGACCGAAATCAGAGAAATCGTACTATTCAAGGAACAATCGACAGGAAAAAAGCTGCAtttgtttatcattttttagtGAATGATCAAAGTGATTTTATTCATGATCGATAG
- the Ocrl gene encoding oculocerebrorenal syndrome of Lowe isoform X1 produces MSSQEQTLIVQSKFVSGETVIITTEASLIQGWHKAPRIVALLNKGTTHALVILISSKTPPQVYSDLTIERVLPIDQDFKCNINTDEKQQDSLDVYLNVTSRKLQLVFEMRPGVGTSSLVSEIFRAIEVCQKSNNPASEFLWIQKLTGSARNLSVPNKEVEDVTDPKLLLQLVDIENPLLVVTRQSIASGKSPVAARESAVRYQMACKEDDYTYSKTFRIFIGTWNVNGQAPNGITLHEWLSCDKTPPDVYAIGFQELDLTKEAFLFNDTPREEEWRQVVAKSLHPNGVYEQVAIVRLVGMMLLIYALNSHIPFIKDVSVDTVGTGIMGKMGNKGGVAVSCSIHNTSICFVNAHLAAHCEEYQRRNQDYADICARLSFSKYVPPKTFKDHDQIYWLGDLNYRITEMDVAVAKQHIEAENYAPLLALDQLCQQRQLGRVLQGFHETEITFKPTYKYDLGTDNWDSSEKSRSPAWCDRILWKGDAITSIEYRSHPELRISDHKPVSALFDSQIRIIDMAKYRKIHEEVMKKLDKLENEFLPQVMVDTTEIIFDTLKFLEPSSKELIIANTGQVPVQFEFIKKLGDTNYSKDWLDIEPFKGFIKPGEKCDARFEIYVDKRSAYKLNSGEDKLYDILILHLEGGKDIFITVTGTYERSCFGASIEALVHIRVPIREVPIGRLMELENNKNLPPDPYEIPKEIWFLVDRLYRHGIKTAGLFETPGLHSEIIAIRDWLDNGSQDPMPGSVHSVAEALLLLLESTAEPLIPYNLHSECLNAAVNYLQCKQIVMQLPEIRRKVYLYICYFLKELLNHTQDNKFDAKTLATLFGSIFLRDPPRSRDDRNQRNRTIQGTIDRKKAAFVYHFLVNDQSDFIHDR; encoded by the exons ATGTCATCCCAAGAACAAACGTTAATAGTGCAATCAAAATTCGTTTCAGGAGAGACTGTAATAATT ACAACTGAAGCTTCATTAATCCAGGGTTGGCATAAAGCTCCTAGGATCGTGGCATTGCTCAACAAAGGAACAACTCATGCTCTGGTGATTCTAATCAGTTCTAAAACACCTCCTCAAGTTTATAGCGACCTTACCATAGAAAGAGTATTACCTATTGATCAAGATTTTAAATGCAACATAA ACACAGATGAAAAACAACAGGATAGTCTGGATGTGTACCTTAATGTAACATCGAGAAAGTTACAGTTAGTATTTGAAATGAGACCCGGAGTGGGAACCAGTTCCTTAGtatcagaaatatttagagCTATAGAAG TGTgtcaaaaatcaaataatccagcatcagaatttttatggatTCAAAAATTAACAGGAAGTGCACGTAACTTGAGTGTTCCCAATAAGGAAGTAGAAGATGTTACCGATCCT aaactaCTTTTGCAGTTGGTGGATATAGAAAATCCACTTTTAGTTGTAACAAGACAAAGTATTGCTTCTGGTAAATCACCTGTAGCAGCCAGAGAATCGGCTGTAAGATACCAGATGGCATGCAAAGAAGACGACTACACATACAGTAAAACATTCCG tatatttattggaaCATGGAATGTAAATGGACAAGCACCGAACGGTATTACTTTACACGAGTGGTTAAGTTGCGATAAAACACCGCCAGACGTATATGCAATTGGATTCCAAGAACTAGATTTAACTAAAGaagcatttctatttaatgatACTCCGAGGGAAGAGGAGTGGAG acAAGTTGTAGCAAAATCTCTTCATCCAAATGGAGTATATGAACAAGTGGCCATTGTCAGACTAGTTGGTATGATGTTACTCATATATGCTTTAAATAGTCATATACCATTTATAAAAGATGTATCAGTTGATACTGTAGGCACTGGTATTATGGGTAAAATG GGAAACAAAGGAGGTGTAGCAGTAAGTTGTTCTATTCATAATACGTCTATCTGCTTCGTCAATGCCCATTTAGCGGCACATTGTGAAGAATATCAGAGGCGTAACCAAGATTATGCAGACATATGTGCACGATTGTCGTTTTCAAAATATGTTCCTCCGAAAACTTTCAAGGATCACGA CCAAATTTACTGGTTGGGAGatttaaattatcgaataacAGAAATGGACGTTGCAGTTGCCAAACAACATATAGAAGCTGAAAACTATGCTCCTCTTTTGGCATTAGATCAACTTTGCCAGCAAAGACAATTAGGCCGTGTGTTACAAGGATTccatgaaacagaaattacatttaagccaacatataaatatgatttggGCACTGATAATTGGGATTCTAG CGAGAAAAGTAGATCCCCAGCATGGTGTGATCGAATATTATGGAAAGGGGAtgcaattacatcgattgAATATCGAAGTCACCCTGAATTAAGAATATCCGACCACAAGCCAGTCAGTGCTTTATTTGATTCTCAG ATTAGAATTATAGATATGGCGAAATATCGCAAGATTCATGAAGAAGTTATGAAAAAACTTGATAAATTAGAAAACGAGTTTTTACCCCAAGTAATGGTTGATACCACCGAGATAATATTTGACACTTTGAAATTTCTGGAACCTAGTAGCAAAGAACTCATTATTGCAAATACTGGCCAg GTACCAgttcaatttgaatttataaagaaattaggTGATACTAATTATAGTAAAGACTGGTTGGATATTGAACCATTTAAAGGTTTCATAAAACCAG GAGAAAAATGTGACGCTAGATTTGAAATATACGTCGACAAAAGATCAGCATACAAATTAAACTCTGGGGAAGATAAATTATACGATATCTTAATTTTACATCTCGAAGGTGGAaaggatatatttattactgtgaCAG gTACTTACGAGAGAAGTTGTTTTGGAGCATCGATAGAAGCTTTGGTTCATATACGAGTACCAATTAGAGAAGTACCTATTGGTAGATTAATGGAACTT gaaaataataagaatctTCCTCCAGATCCGTATGAAATACCTAAGGAGATATGGTTTTTGGTTGACAGATTATATCGGCACGGTATAAAAACGGCAGGACTCTTTGAAACTCCCGGTCTTCACAGTGAAATTATAGCTATAAGAGATTGGTTAGATAACGGGAGTCAAGACCCAATGC CTGGTAGTGTGCATTCTGTCGCAGAAGCATTACTTTTACTATTAGAATCAACCGCTGAACCATTAATTCCGTACAACTTGCATAGTGAGTGCTTGAACGCAGCAGTAAATTACTTACAGTGCAAACAG ATTGTAATGCAACTTCCAGAAATAAGGAGAAAAGTTTATCTGTATATATGttactttttaaaagaattattaaatcacacacaagataataaatttgatgCTAAAACTCTTG CGACACTGTTtggatcaatatttttaagagaTCCGCCGAGAAGTAGAGATGACCGAAATCAGAGAAATCGTACTATTCAAGGAACAATCGACAGGAAAAAAGCTGCAtttgtttatcattttttagtGAATGATCAAAGTGATTTTATTCATGATCGATAG